One window from the genome of Echinicola vietnamensis DSM 17526 encodes:
- a CDS encoding GlxA family transcriptional regulator, which produces MKSVSILVPESSVMEAIADPRYMFTAANQFLGASGRKPLFEVRLVGMNREVKLGDGAFSVFPDTLCNEIKKTDLIIIPALFGDMKNAVDQNRALIPWIVEQHARGAEVASLCVGAFLLASTGLLEGKKCSTHWAYYNEFRETFPAVEMVDGSIITEDHGIYSSGGANSYWNLLLYLLEKFTDRETAILAAKYFAIDIDRDSQGAFSIFKGQKDHGDEEIRKAQEFIEHHYDEKITVDQLAEMVALSRRSFERRFKQMTGNTVIEYFQRVKIEAAKRCFESSRKNISEVMFEVGYSDSKAFRGVFKKITGLTPIEYRNKYHKSVLSF; this is translated from the coding sequence ATGAAAAGTGTGTCCATTTTAGTGCCTGAATCTTCTGTTATGGAGGCGATAGCAGATCCACGTTATATGTTTACGGCAGCGAATCAATTTTTAGGTGCATCAGGAAGAAAGCCGCTTTTTGAGGTGAGACTTGTTGGGATGAACCGCGAGGTAAAACTTGGGGATGGTGCATTTTCGGTCTTTCCTGATACATTGTGCAACGAGATAAAGAAAACAGATCTTATCATCATTCCGGCACTTTTTGGGGATATGAAAAATGCTGTTGACCAAAATCGTGCGCTAATTCCTTGGATAGTGGAGCAGCATGCCCGAGGAGCCGAGGTAGCCTCATTGTGTGTGGGCGCTTTTTTATTGGCTTCCACAGGGCTTTTGGAAGGAAAAAAATGTTCTACCCATTGGGCTTATTACAATGAATTTAGGGAGACCTTTCCGGCGGTAGAGATGGTGGACGGAAGCATTATTACAGAAGATCATGGCATATATTCGAGTGGAGGAGCCAATAGCTATTGGAATTTGTTATTGTATTTGCTGGAAAAGTTTACAGATCGCGAGACGGCGATTCTGGCAGCCAAGTATTTTGCCATAGATATCGATCGGGACAGCCAAGGGGCTTTTTCCATTTTTAAGGGGCAAAAAGACCATGGCGATGAAGAGATCAGAAAAGCACAAGAATTTATCGAGCATCATTATGATGAAAAAATCACGGTGGACCAACTTGCCGAGATGGTAGCCTTGAGCAGAAGGAGTTTTGAGCGACGTTTTAAGCAAATGACTGGCAATACGGTAATTGAATATTTTCAGCGGGTAAAGATCGAGGCGGCGAAAAGGTGTTTTGAGTCATCGCGGAAAAATATTTCAGAAGTGATGTTTGAAGTGGGGTATTCAGATTCCAAGGCATTCCGTGGAGTTTTTAAAAAAATCACAGGACTCACCCCCATCGAATATCGGAATAAGTACCACAAATCGGTTTTGTCTTTTTAA
- a CDS encoding VOC family protein has protein sequence MSKIITYLTFNGNCREAMLFYQGCLGGNLEFQTIGDSPFSTKLPPLFKKCILHATLECGDTVLLGTDMVGATGLKKGNSVSMMLDCESEMEIRDCFSKLSKNGVRITPLEKNHWGILLGEIKDKYGNYWLLRYQERP, from the coding sequence ATGAGTAAAATCATCACATACCTCACCTTTAACGGTAACTGTCGGGAAGCCATGCTCTTTTATCAAGGCTGTCTAGGAGGAAATTTGGAGTTCCAGACCATTGGAGATTCACCATTTTCGACAAAACTTCCACCGCTGTTCAAGAAGTGTATCCTTCATGCCACCTTGGAATGTGGAGACACCGTGCTCCTGGGCACGGATATGGTCGGTGCAACAGGGCTGAAAAAAGGCAATTCCGTCTCCATGATGCTGGATTGTGAAAGTGAAATGGAAATAAGGGACTGTTTCTCCAAATTATCGAAAAACGGAGTGCGCATTACGCCGTTGGAAAAAAACCATTGGGGAATACTTTTGGGAGAAATCAAGGACAAATATGGCAACTACTGGCTGCTGCGCTATCAAGAAAGACCTTGA
- a CDS encoding cation diffusion facilitator family transporter, translating into MKNPKKHWIIASFVLSIILLILKFYTYYLTGSNAILTDALESIVNVVASGFAFYSIHLSSLPRDHNHPYGHGKVEFFSAGIEGVLIMLAGLFIIYQAIVGFIFPPELTSLPFGMALIGISGLANGTLGYLLIGKGKAYESLTLEADGRHILTDAYSSFVLILGVALIYWTGLVVLDGILSIMFALYIIFNGYRLVRRSVAGLMDERNPASMNTVIKLLNKHRKNNWIDIHNMRVQQYGADKHIDLHLTLPYYFELKKVHDEVEGVEHVLENGLSGHVEVFVHADPCLPEKCCHYCLVNNCPVRKYERTKKISWDTSNMTKNQKHYHELISNMGEHEF; encoded by the coding sequence GTGAAAAATCCCAAAAAGCATTGGATCATTGCTTCTTTTGTGCTCAGTATAATTTTACTCATACTGAAATTCTACACGTATTACCTTACCGGGTCCAATGCCATTCTCACAGATGCGTTGGAAAGTATTGTAAACGTCGTAGCTTCGGGGTTTGCCTTTTATAGCATCCACCTGAGTTCCTTGCCTCGGGATCATAATCATCCCTATGGCCATGGAAAAGTAGAGTTTTTTAGTGCAGGGATTGAAGGAGTCTTGATCATGTTGGCGGGGCTGTTTATAATCTATCAGGCCATTGTAGGATTTATTTTTCCGCCCGAACTGACCTCACTACCATTTGGGATGGCTTTGATCGGTATTTCAGGCCTAGCCAATGGCACACTAGGCTATTTATTGATCGGAAAAGGGAAAGCCTATGAAAGTTTGACACTCGAGGCCGATGGTCGTCATATTTTGACAGATGCTTACAGCAGCTTTGTGTTGATTTTGGGCGTGGCACTGATATACTGGACCGGCTTGGTCGTCCTTGATGGAATCCTTTCCATCATGTTTGCCCTGTATATTATTTTTAATGGCTACAGACTTGTCCGCCGTTCTGTAGCAGGCCTGATGGATGAGCGTAATCCCGCCTCCATGAATACGGTGATCAAGCTGCTGAACAAGCACCGTAAGAATAATTGGATCGATATCCACAACATGCGCGTACAACAGTACGGAGCCGATAAACATATAGATCTCCACTTGACATTACCGTATTATTTTGAACTCAAGAAAGTCCATGACGAAGTGGAGGGGGTAGAGCATGTGCTGGAAAATGGATTGTCCGGTCATGTTGAGGTGTTTGTACATGCAGACCCTTGTCTTCCAGAGAAATGCTGCCATTATTGTCTGGTCAATAATTGCCCTGTCAGGAAGTATGAAAGGACCAAGAAAATCTCCTGGGACACCTCAAACATGACCAAAAATCAAAAGCACTATCATGAGCTAATCAGCAATATGGGGGAACATGAGTTTTGA
- the arsC gene encoding arsenate reductase (glutaredoxin) (This arsenate reductase requires both glutathione and glutaredoxin to convert arsenate to arsenite, after which the efflux transporter formed by ArsA and ArsB can extrude the arsenite from the cell, providing resistance.), which produces MSKVKIFHNPRCGKSRETLKLLQEKMSDDQIEVVKYLEEIPSPEELKNVLSMLGIKAEELVRKNEKLWKENFKGQSYSEDELVQLMVDNPKLIERPIVLKGDKAVIGRPPENVYDII; this is translated from the coding sequence ATGAGTAAAGTCAAGATTTTTCATAATCCGCGATGTGGAAAAAGTAGGGAAACCCTGAAATTGCTTCAAGAAAAAATGTCAGATGATCAAATTGAAGTGGTCAAATACCTAGAGGAAATCCCTTCCCCAGAGGAGCTGAAGAATGTACTGTCCATGCTTGGTATAAAGGCAGAGGAATTGGTCAGGAAGAATGAAAAACTCTGGAAGGAGAATTTTAAGGGGCAAAGCTATTCTGAAGATGAGCTTGTCCAGTTGATGGTGGATAATCCAAAGTTGATCGAAAGGCCCATTGTACTCAAAGGAGACAAGGCGGTGATTGGCAGGCCTCCTGAGAATGTTTATGACATCATTTAA